One segment of Drosophila ananassae strain 14024-0371.13 chromosome 3R, ASM1763931v2, whole genome shotgun sequence DNA contains the following:
- the LOC6502472 gene encoding uncharacterized protein LOC6502472, with the protein MQANISLLVLLGLICSTIAASTSFQTINVFGEGGNPFARNAGNNMDWSDSAHNSDTDRLLRELEKLDSNSDNNNNFGNIDTRNFGFDTDKSREDSEERRRGFQFIQIG; encoded by the coding sequence ATGCAAGCAAATATCAGTCTCTTGGTGCTGTTGGGATTAATCTGTTCGACAATCGCTGCGTCGACTTCATTCCAGACTATAAATGTGTTTGGAGAAGGCGGAAACCCTTTTGCTCGTAATGCTGGAAACAATATGGACTGGTCTGATAGTGCTCACAACTCCGACACCGATAGATTATTGAGAGAGCTGGAAAAATTGGATTCTAATAGtgataataacaataattttgGAAATATAGACACACGTAATTTTGGATTCGATACTGACAAGAGTCGAGAAGATTCGGAGGAAAGGAGAA
- the LOC6497048 gene encoding uncharacterized protein LOC6497048, which produces MDFPSMVERSGDHLVIRSLVSGAPVYQTPLGSGEGLQPLMEADILERQLDQFKMGSLIMPSLAMSSVPLPASQAALGKESLDSTTLSEGNSVTNEEDLPQCKIRRNYSCNQCAFFTQNPRSHLSHLRDVHGERIVINECKLCLYASRHFQKLVRHMKMVHGCSDDGGTPGSSGQMKGKRNLSREARKRRLEESIEVPSASAPSLDPNLVKMLQNGPSLEQLKAELQQQEQLLLSNVQAYNRQQEVQQLQQIVESHDNIFSMAFEYQLKLMPPKQQGTTGKMDGNSSSDSEEPPQSPTTEVLELPPGVEQFQCHKCSYSTPIRARFKKHVKYHSMPLIKCSSCDFHTPYKWNLDRHTKNHGAHGHFKCSVCDFSTDIKQSLTIHELNHHVPTVGHQMAARRRAPEEQEDQVDQANIARKTEMEKVPPTVIALDSPLPEMSGLNCTYCQQRLANSVDLFKHLQTCSPAGKVQSQNLAALGGDNEMTEEELPSGTSDLSYCGVETAPGYGEVTDQFLPDDADDMTPLKKVFKCPHCTFWAATASRFHVHIVGHLNRKPFECSLCAYRSNWRWDITKHIRLKAIRDKSHNQAQVLMNDETGRRNYAKYNQYLTLMKVNVDQLGDAKAMRTGDMIVVPPEKLEGQIGGPTETMEKEDNATATSSQVLPEILESGSRSVALDLSKPKEDPLMELKMDCEESSTEDVHMEIVQEKITDLEEPGSPANCLAENMDSPLDLCQPSTTIDSEMSLDLSLESE; this is translated from the exons ATGGACTTCCCTTCGATGGTGGAGCGTTCTGGAGATCATCTGGTGATTCGCAGTCTGGTAAGTGGTGCTCCAGTGTACCAAACTCCGTTGGGCAGTGGCGAAGGATTGCAGCCGCTCATGGAAGCTGACATCTTGGAACGCCAGCTGGATCAATTCAAGATGGGCAGTCTGATTATGCCTTCGCTTGCGATGTCGTCGGTGCCCCTGCCCGCATCCCAAGCAGCCCTCGGAAAGGAGAGCCTAGATTCCACCACCCTGTCAGAGGGAAACTCTGTTACCAATGAGGAAGACCTGCCACAGTGCAAAATCCGGCGTAACTACAGCTGCAACCAGTGTGCGTTCTTCACCCAGAATCCCCGAAGTCATCTCTCCCATCTACGAGATGTCCACGGCGAAAGGATAGTAATAAACGAGTGCAAGCTGTGCTTGTACGCGTCTCGGCATTTCCAGAAGCTAGTCCGTCACATGAAAATGGTTCATGGTTGTTCAGATGATGGTGGCACTCCAGGGTCCAGTGGCCAGATGAAAGGTAAGCGAAATCTTTCCAGAGAGGCGCGCAAGCGGCGATTAGAGGAGAGTATTGAAGTACCGAGTGCCAGTGCGCCCAGCTTAGATCCTAACCTGGTGAAGATGCTCCAAAATGGACCTTCCCTGGAGCAGCTGAAGGCCGAGCTCCAGCAGCAAGAGCAGTTGCTTCTAAGCAACGTCCAGGCCTACAACCGCCAGCAGGAAGTACAGCAGCTCCAGCAAATTGTCGAAAGCCACGACAACATCTTCTCCATGGCCTTTGAATATCAGCTCAAGTTGATGCCGCCGAAGCAACAGGGCACAACCGGTAAGATGGATGGAAATAGCAGCTCCGACTCGGAGGAGCCCCCCCAAAGTCCCACCACGGAGGTGTTGGAGCTGCCGCCAGGTGTGGAGCAATTTCAGTGTCACAAGTGCTCGTACAGCACCCCCATCCGGGCTAGATTCAAAAAGCACGTCAAGTACCACTCCATGCCATTGATAAAGTGCAGCTCCTGTGACTTCCACACCCCTTACAAATGGAATCTGGACAGGCACACCAAGAACCACGGGGCCCACGGTCACTTCAAATGCTCAGTTTGCGATTTCAGCACAGACATCAAACAGTCACTAACGATTCACGAGCTTAACCATCACGTTCCTACGGTGGGTCACCAGATGGCCGCCAGACGCCGTGCCCCCGAAGAACAAGAAGATCAAGTAGATCAAGCGAATATAGCCAGGAAGACGGAGATGGAAAAGGTTCCTCCGACTGTTATAGCTCTTGATTCGCCGCTGCCAGAGATGTCGGGGTTGAACTGCACCTATTGCCAGCAACGACTGGCCAATTCTGTGGATCTCTTCAAGCACCTTCAGACATGTTCTCCGGCTGGGAAAGTCCAAAGCCAAAATCTCGCTGCGTTAGGCGGGGACAATGAGATGACCGAGGAGGAGCTACCTAGTGGTACCAGCGATCTTAGCTACTGTGGAGTGGAAACGGCTCCAGGTTATGGAGAA GTAACAGACCAATTCCTTCCCGATGACGCCGATGATATGACTCCTTTGAAGAAAGTATTCAAGTGTCCACATTGTACATTTTGGGCGGCAACTGCCTCCCGTTTCCACGTCCATATCGTGGGTCACCTGAATAGGAAGCCCTTTGAGTGTTCCCTGTGCGCCTACCGCTCCAACTGGCGCTGGGACATCACCAAGCACATCCGCTTAAAGGCTATCCGCGACAAGTCCCACAACCAGGCGCAGGTTTTAATGAACGACGAGACTGGAAGACGTAACTACGCAAAGTACAATCAATACCTGACTCTAATGAAGGTGAATGTTGATCAGTTGGGTGATGCCAAAGCCATGCGAACGGGCGACATGATAGTGGTGCCACCCGAGAAACTAGAGGGTCAAATTGGTGGCCCAACCGAAACAATGGAAAAGGAAGACAATGCCACTGCCACCTCTTCTCAAGTGCTTCCCGAAATATTAGAGAGTGGTTCACGATCCGTGGCCCTGGATTTAAGCAAACCAAAAGAAGACCCATTAATGGAATTGAAAATGGATTGTGAAGAATCCTCCACAGAGGATGTGCATATGGAGATCGTGCAGGAGAAGATTACGGATTTGGAAGAGCCAGGCTCACCAGCCAATTGCTTGGCTGAAAATATGGATTCTCCGCTTGATTTGTGCCAACCAAGTACTACCATTGACAGTGAAATGAGTCTTGACCTATCTCTAGAAAGTGAATAG
- the LOC6497046 gene encoding glycogen synthase kinase-3 alpha: MEPQKNVSFKAQTSVPVVIPNNSVIETYAISRCSSEPIQARIEVMDLIGSGSFGRVYRARIEGYEEQVALKQIHHNPQFCQREAEIMDQLVDHSNIVRLILHSCVELGNPPRSCIILVMEFMPMTLLDYINHHHRRMHYSDSLVYVRILSYQIFRGLGHLHTLGICHRDIKPENLLLDNRRMVLKLGDFGSAKFLVPQEPSLSYICSRLYRAPELFAKYQLYGCSVDVWSAGCVLAELLKGSPLFLSSIHERNQLGHIVKTLGTQGLDRAPEILHQCGDIRSISSTRPKWNQLLRTIVPQDLSDLLNSCLVYESGARILPIAACAHPSYDELRVMDTLGLPMPNGQKLPPLFNFSNQELGIDPKVWVHLLPLYLVETKPDGTIDPGDENVDQSQQF; the protein is encoded by the exons ATGG AACCCCAGAAGAATGTTAGTTTCAAAGCGCAGACATCAGTACCTGTGGTAATACCCAATAATTCTGTGATAGAAACCTATGCAATAAGTCGATGCAGCTCGGAGCCGATTCAGGCCAGAATTGAGGTCATGGACCTAATTGGCAGTGGATCTTTTGGCCGTGTTTACAGGGCTCGTATAGAGGGCTATGAGGAGCAGGTGGCCCTGAAACAGATTCATCACAATCCGCAGTTCTGTCAGCGGGAGGCCGAGATCATGGACCAGCTGGTGGACCACTCCAACATCGTTCGACTCATCTTGCACTCTTGCGTGGAATTGGGTAATCCTCCGCGCAGCTGCATCATCCTCGTCATGGAGTTCATGCCTATGACTCTGCTCGACTACATCAACCATCATCACAGACGGATGCACTATTCCGATTCACTTGTCTATGTCCGGATTCTCTCGTACCAGATATTCCGGGGACTAGGCCATCTTCACACACTGGGCATCTGCCATAGGGACATAAAGCCGGAGAATCTTCTCCTGGACAATCGGAGAATGGTGCTTAAGTTGGGTGACTTTGGCAGCGCCAAGTTTTTGGTACCTCAGGAACCTAGTTTAAGTTACATTTGTTCCAGACTATACCGTGCCCCAGAACTGTTTGCGAAATACCAGCTCTATGGTTGCTCCGTGGATGTATGGAGCGCGGGTTGTGTTTTGGCGGAGCTTCTCAAGGGATCTCCTTTATTTTTAAGCAGCATTCATGAGCGAAATCAGCTGGGCCATATCGTCAAAACTCTAGGCACCCAGGGCTTGGATCGAGCTCCGGAAATCCTGCATCAGTGTGGCGATATTCGAAGTATAAGTTCAACCCGTCCCAAGTGGAATCAGTTGCTGCGCACGATTGTGCCGCAGGATCTCTCGGATCTGCTGAACTCTTGTTTGGTCTACGAGTCTGGTGCCCGGATACTACCCATAGCGGCCTGTGCCCATCCCAGTTACGATGAACTCCGGGTCATGGACACCCTTGGTCTCCCAATGCCCAACGGTCAGAAGCTTCCCCCACTCTTCAACTTTAGCAATCAGGAATTGGGCATAGACCCGAAGGTTTGGGTGCATCTCCTGCCACTCTATTTGGTGGAAACGAAACCGGATGGTACTATTGATCCAGGCGATGAAAACGTTGATCAAAGTCAACAGTTTTAG